A window from Pseudomonas kribbensis encodes these proteins:
- a CDS encoding ABC transporter ATP-binding protein: MPNATPTPRLQLRRISKRYPGCLANDAIDLSIAPGEIHALLGENGAGKSTLMKIIYGVTQADSGEMLWQGQPVNMRNPAQARQLGIGMVFQHFSLFETLTVAQNIALAMGPAAGTPKQLEPKIREVSRRYGMALEPERLVHSLSIGERQRVEIVRCLMQDIRLLILDEPTSVLTPQEADDLFITLRRLAAEGCSILFISHKLGEVRALCHSATVLRGGRVAGHCVPAKCSDQQLAQLMVGESAALIGEYPKANGGATFLRVSGLNWHNPDPFGCSLTGIDLQVRSGEIVGIAGVAGNGQDELLALLSGEQTLPRDAAQTIRFRERAVADLRPDARRRLGLAFVPAERLGHGAVPELSLADNALLTAFQQGLVSHGLIERNKIESLAQAIIQRFGVKTPDTQTSARSLSGGNLQKFILGREILQQPKLLIAAHPTWGVDVGAAAVIHRALIALRDAGAAILVISEDLDELFQISDRLGALCGGRMSALQDTAQTRISDVGGWMAGQFHSPQPQPAAV; the protein is encoded by the coding sequence ATGCCCAACGCCACGCCCACCCCGCGCCTGCAACTGCGCCGCATCAGCAAACGTTATCCCGGTTGTCTGGCCAATGACGCCATCGACCTGAGCATCGCCCCCGGTGAAATCCACGCGCTGCTCGGTGAAAACGGCGCGGGCAAAAGCACGCTGATGAAGATCATCTACGGCGTCACCCAGGCCGACTCGGGCGAAATGCTCTGGCAAGGGCAACCGGTGAACATGCGCAATCCGGCGCAGGCCCGGCAGTTGGGCATCGGCATGGTGTTCCAGCATTTCTCGCTGTTCGAAACCCTGACCGTGGCGCAGAACATTGCGCTGGCGATGGGCCCGGCCGCCGGGACGCCGAAACAGCTTGAACCGAAAATCCGCGAAGTGTCCCGCCGTTATGGCATGGCGCTGGAACCGGAGCGACTTGTCCACAGCCTGTCGATCGGCGAGCGCCAACGGGTGGAGATCGTCCGGTGCCTGATGCAGGATATCCGCCTGCTGATTCTCGACGAACCGACCTCGGTGCTCACGCCGCAGGAAGCCGACGATCTGTTCATCACCCTGCGTCGGCTGGCGGCCGAGGGCTGCAGCATTCTGTTCATCAGCCACAAACTCGGCGAGGTGCGCGCCTTGTGCCACAGCGCCACGGTTCTGCGCGGCGGCCGGGTGGCCGGACATTGCGTACCGGCGAAATGCTCCGACCAGCAACTGGCGCAACTGATGGTCGGCGAGTCGGCGGCGCTGATCGGCGAGTATCCGAAAGCCAATGGCGGCGCGACATTCCTGCGGGTCAGCGGATTGAATTGGCACAACCCCGATCCGTTCGGCTGTTCGTTGACCGGCATCGACTTGCAGGTGCGCAGCGGCGAAATCGTCGGCATCGCTGGCGTTGCGGGCAACGGTCAGGATGAATTGCTGGCACTGCTGAGCGGCGAACAGACACTGCCCCGCGATGCAGCGCAAACGATCCGTTTCCGAGAACGCGCCGTCGCCGATCTGCGCCCGGATGCACGGCGCAGACTCGGTCTCGCATTCGTCCCAGCCGAGCGTCTCGGGCACGGCGCGGTCCCGGAGTTGAGCCTGGCGGACAACGCCCTGCTCACAGCCTTTCAGCAAGGGCTGGTCAGCCACGGTTTGATCGAGCGCAACAAAATCGAATCCCTCGCCCAGGCAATCATCCAGCGCTTCGGGGTGAAAACCCCGGATACCCAAACCAGCGCTCGCAGTTTGTCCGGCGGCAACCTGCAGAAATTCATCCTCGGCCGGGAAATCCTCCAGCAGCCAAAACTGCTGATCGCCGCGCACCCGACCTGGGGCGTGGACGTCGGCGCGGCGGCAGTGATTCATCGCGCCCTGATCGCCCTGCGCGATGCCGGCGCGGCGATTCTGGTGATATCCGAAGACCTCGACGAGCTGTTCCAGATCAGCGACCGCCTCGGCGCGCTCTGCGGCGGGCGGATGTCGGCGCTGCAAGACACGGCGCAAACACGGATCAGCGATGTCGGTGGCTGGATGGCCGGCCAGTTCCACAGCCCTCAACCTCAACCCGCTGCGGTTTAA